Proteins found in one Zea mays cultivar B73 chromosome 1, Zm-B73-REFERENCE-NAM-5.0, whole genome shotgun sequence genomic segment:
- the LOC109942746 gene encoding uncharacterized protein LOC109942746, whose amino-acid sequence MGRSSSTEKLVCFVLAVLAVLSPLYIDRRPVAEREEEDEDDGGGPSALWLPAVLLALILAINVTCFMDRRVVRFDPYWIHRVWGSSGGLLAMLLLLGFVLRCKASLLYTSY is encoded by the coding sequence ATGGGGAGGTCCTCTTCCACGGAGAAGCTGGTGTGCTTCGTCCTGGCGGTCCTGGCGGTGCTGTCCCCGCTGTACATCGACCGGCGGCCCGTGGCGGAGCgagaggaggaggacgaggacgacggcgGCGGCCCGTCGGCGCTGTGGCTGCCGGCGGTGCTCCTCGCGCTCATCCTCGCCATCAACGTTACGTGCTTCATGGACCGGCGCGTGGTCAGGTTCGACCCTTACTGGATCCACCGCGTGTGGGGGTCCTCCGGCGGCCTCCTCGCCATGCTGCTGCTCCTCGGCTTCGTGCTCAGGTGCAAGGCGTCCCTGCTGTATACCAGCTACTAG